The following are encoded together in the Lathyrus oleraceus cultivar Zhongwan6 chromosome 3, CAAS_Psat_ZW6_1.0, whole genome shotgun sequence genome:
- the LOC127129417 gene encoding putative F-box protein At3g58860, producing the protein MFDPISQLPDCILSHILTNLSIKDFLKARLLSKGWSNLWTLTRDLYFDIFNVFGYTEQQLLQKGYLMDVPVHSTFSSSIERRLNLDITRDPFVKLVDQFLNHFNATIVDSFLLNFYLDSQQQNTIDEWLRFVIARGVGRIDLLFRGSPYTLRSRPRRPYKFPFHLFSETNASTLKHLRLEYCIVSIPPNCNFIPFKNLSFLSLKWVKMDGSFIQSLTQLEELHLVHCDFKSLSIMIASSSLRHLEVTSCYLLFGNSMKDVTLTSLDCPKLTSLDYSGHFLPNMNFNTPMLNNIQLPLVYSGEYLNAFRLLATLPKFENLQLEIYSMVPTSVKITQPLKHLKELSLIFNRPFDTPRKLEFDLSSILNILQASPLLEKLSVMITSPEIIENQKVDRDVEAFSHDEVKDIELRGCVGNWYEVEFAMNVMKYANKLERIVLSPYWRDDMDEFLNWTSNPAWFQNGRQRIAETLQNEEVVGREKLVLI; encoded by the exons ATGTTTGATCCCATTAGTCAATTGCCTGACTGCATCTTATCTCACATTCTCACAAACTTATCCATCAAAGATTTTTTGAAAGCTCGTTTACTCTCTAAAGGATGGTCTAATCTTTGGACTTTAACAAGAGATCTTTACTTTGATATCTTCAATGTCTTTGGTTATACCGAACAACAACTGCTACAAAAGGGCTATCTTATGGATGTCCCTGTCCATTCTACTTTCAGTTCTTCCATCGAGAGAAGGCTCAATTTGGATATTACTAGGGATCCTTTTGTAAAATTAGTTGATCAATTTCTCAACCATTTTAATGCCACCATTGTTGATTCTTTCTTGCTCAACTTCTATTTAGATTCTCAACAACAAAACACCATTGATGAATGGTTACGTTTTGTAATTGCAAGAGGAGTTGGAAGAATAGATTTACTCTTTCGTGGAAGTCCTTATACACTGCGCAGCCGGCCACGCAGACCTTATAAATTTCCCTTTCATTTATTTTCAGAGACTAATGCTTCAACTCTGAAGCATTTGCGTCTTGAATATTGTATTGTTTCCATTCCCCCCAACTGCAATTTTATTCCATTCAAAAATTTGAGTTTCCTTTCACTTAAATGGGTAAAAATGGATGGAAGTTTTATTCAAAGTTTAACACAACTTGAAGAGCTTCACTTAGTTCACTGTGACTTCAAATCATTATCAATAATGATAGCGAGTTCTTCCTTACGTCATCTCGAAGTTACATCTTGCTATCTCCTATTCGGAAACTCCATGAAGGATGTAACCCTGACTTCACTAGACTGCCCTAAACTCACTTCATTGGACTACAGTGGACATTTTTTGCCTAACATGAACTTTAATACACCTATGTTGAACAACATTCAGCTCCCTCTTGTATATAGTGGAGAATATCTTAATGCATTTAGACTCTTGGCAACTCTTCCTAAATTTGAGAATCTGCAATTAGAGATTTATTCAATG GTCCCAACTTCCGTAAAAATAACTCAGCCACTCAAGCATCTGAAGGAGTTAAGCTTGATTTTTAACCGGCCGTTCGACACCCCACGAAAATTAGAGTTTGATCTATCTAGCATTTTAAACATCCTACAAGCTTCTCCACTTTTAGAGAAACTTTCGGTCATG ATCACATCTCCTGAGATAATTGAAAACCAGAAAGTTGATAGGGATGTTGAAGCGTTCTCTCATGACGAGGTCAAAGATATTGAATTAAGAGGTTGTGTTGGGAATTGGTATGAAGTTGAGTTTGCTATGAATGTTATGAAATATGCCAACAAACTTGAGCGAATAGTTTTAAGTCCATATTGGAGAGATGATATGgatgaatttttgaattggacTTCTAATCCTGCATGGTTTCAAAATGGACGTCAAAGGATTGCTGAAACGCTTCAAAATGAAGAAGTAGTTGGACGAGAAAAACTAGTGCTCATATAA